One Arachis hypogaea cultivar Tifrunner chromosome 2, arahy.Tifrunner.gnm2.J5K5, whole genome shotgun sequence genomic window, TGATCTTGAGAGGTGATTGGTTTATTTATATGCTTTTGTTCCATTCTGTTTATTTGTCTTCAGAACTTCATCTTGCATGTAGTTTCGAGTGATATTATTGTAGGCAATTACATTGTGAATGATCTTATAGGAAAGAAACTAATAACATGAAAGGTTTATAATGAATTAGTTCATGCTTATTTTGGATCGATATTACTGTGGCCTATAGCTTGTTATGTCTAAACTCTAGCTTGTCAGTATAATTGTGTGGTCATATCGCCTTGGATGATCACTTGATTCTGCATTATAACACTTCTTGTTCGGTTCATTGATGCAGGGGTCGTGGCTTTCTTGTCCTTGATGACGTTTTTGAGGTATATTTTAAGAATGATTTCAAAGATGTTCTGTTTATCGTGTCACTGGTTTTGCTTAGCCAGACGAGCTTATGGTTCTTATTAGTACTTCTCAAGCTGTATCAACAAAATGTTGATTTCCTTAGTTTATGTGTAATGTTGGATGCAACTCTAAATAACTTTGCCGAATCTGTTTCCAGGCATTGGTAAAGATTGGCTTCACGCTGGATTCTCCTGCATTTTACTCTGCCTGTGCGGTAAGACATCTTCATAGTTTAATTTGTAGTAAATCATCCTGGAGAAGTTGTACATCACATTGACGACTAGTGGTTAAGGCAAAACTATCTCAATTCTCAGTTTTTTTACACTACTATTATCCATGCCTTAATTTCTGTATGCTCCTTTCTTGGGATAATAAGTTGAAAATGCTTTATTAGTCAGATGGAAAAAGAAATAATGCAATGTGTTTAGCATGTAAATTTATTTAGTCCTTGTTTGATTGCTTTCAACTGCATACTAGGCCTCTCATCTATGCAACATTGCCATTTAGAAGGCCATGCTCAAATGTTTCTCTTTGATTATTCTCAGAGCTTTGATCAAAGTAAAAGTGGGAAGTTTAGACTGGATGTCTTCATATCACTTTGTATATTCTTACAATCAGCAAGGTATATATATTCAGAGAAAAGCCAGAAAGCAATATTTTCCACGCAATTTTTATTTGACCTGGTGTTGAACTTTCATTTCACTGATAAAGACCTTCTATTATGTCTTTCAGAATTCTGTTTAATTCATTTGATACTGCAAAACAAGGAAGAATTACTCTTGATCTGAACCAGTTTGTATGTGTAGTAAGTACACACTTTGATCGGACGGTGTACTTTATTTTGATTCTGACTTTCTCGCTCTTAGATATGTTCTACTAATCTACTTCCTTTCAGCTTCCAATTGTAGAATAT contains:
- the LOC112754843 gene encoding uncharacterized protein isoform X2, which encodes MIKMYDFDRNGTMSFEEFVALNKFLIKVQHAFSDLERGRGFLVLDDVFEALVKIGFTLDSPAFYSACASFDQSKSGKFRLDVFISLCIFLQSASFQL
- the LOC112754843 gene encoding uncharacterized protein isoform X1: MIKMYDFDRNGTMSFEEFVALNKFLIKVQHAFSDLERGRGFLVLDDVFEALVKIGFTLDSPAFYSACASFDQSKSGKFRLDVFISLCIFLQSARILFNSFDTAKQGRITLDLNQFVCVLPIVEYDSTLRGCILKMINVCCTL